One Verrucomicrobiota bacterium DNA window includes the following coding sequences:
- a CDS encoding BamA/TamA family outer membrane protein has protein sequence MKGLALFLLAALGATAAELQVEGLPEAKVNALRQELGGRLDFILERPATAFRASDAAFLFERRLHQQGYRTTEVDWDFDAAANLIRLSVDLQTRYSWKEVLVEGAATPEESNRLRGLFLLPANERNQLGGGDPPFLPGDIDEGLSLLRADFKSRGYWEATVALLERTLAENGSVSARLQVTSGPLFSLSRPQIKGPSGIPRAELEAPIQDLIGQVADTPNLNALRFRLQKLYANAGYQFATVALQTEKKGQQLQPTLLVDSGQQFVVGQIRLEGLALTNPRRVQAQYASLPGQAYQVEAVQEIDRRLLGTGAFRSLSRQLQPQDDGTLDLLVQFEESETTSIALHGGFGTFEGLILGADYRLTNLAGELWRLTVGFEVTNRGLLGETRLTNPLFFNTPLRFDARLFGITRDNEGYTKAETGLDFHWRYDFTAAHTIDAGLHASFVTVEEDGLPASVLGPTDFADLALSLRNIWDWRNDPISPKKGSYVSWDLVLGSTLASRSAPYLRSEWELGHYRPLTEKSYLAAKIRTGLIAGSDLESDLPIDRRFFLGGPGSVRSFPQRELGPLVNNLPTGGLGHWSSSLEYIRTLVGPVQAVLFTDAGALSADMAFWEAEEIELALGAGLRLDLPIGPARLEYGHNLTQDEDDPEGAIHFTFGFEF, from the coding sequence ATGAAAGGGCTGGCTCTCTTCCTCTTGGCCGCCCTCGGGGCCACGGCTGCGGAACTGCAAGTGGAAGGCTTGCCCGAAGCCAAGGTCAACGCCCTGCGCCAGGAATTGGGCGGACGCTTGGACTTCATCCTGGAGCGCCCCGCCACCGCCTTCCGGGCCAGCGATGCCGCCTTCCTCTTCGAACGGCGGCTGCACCAGCAGGGCTATCGCACCACCGAAGTGGACTGGGACTTCGATGCCGCAGCCAACCTCATCCGCCTGAGCGTCGACCTCCAAACCCGTTACTCCTGGAAAGAAGTCCTGGTGGAAGGCGCGGCCACCCCTGAGGAGTCAAACCGCCTGAGAGGCCTCTTCCTCCTCCCGGCGAACGAACGCAACCAACTCGGCGGCGGCGACCCGCCCTTTCTCCCGGGCGATATCGATGAAGGCCTCTCCCTCCTGCGCGCGGACTTCAAAAGCCGCGGCTACTGGGAAGCCACAGTCGCGCTCCTGGAGCGCACCTTGGCAGAAAACGGAAGCGTCTCAGCCCGCCTCCAAGTCACCTCCGGCCCTCTTTTTTCCCTCAGCCGTCCCCAGATCAAAGGCCCCTCTGGCATTCCTCGGGCCGAGCTGGAAGCACCGATTCAGGACCTCATCGGCCAAGTCGCCGACACACCGAACCTGAATGCGCTCCGCTTCCGGCTCCAAAAGCTCTACGCCAATGCCGGCTACCAATTCGCGACCGTGGCTCTTCAAACCGAAAAAAAAGGCCAACAGCTCCAGCCAACTCTCCTCGTCGACTCGGGCCAGCAATTTGTCGTCGGCCAGATCCGCTTGGAGGGCCTCGCTCTCACGAATCCGAGACGCGTGCAGGCTCAATATGCCTCCCTCCCCGGCCAAGCCTACCAGGTGGAAGCCGTTCAGGAAATCGACCGTCGACTCCTCGGGACCGGGGCCTTTCGCTCGCTCAGCCGCCAACTTCAGCCCCAGGACGACGGCACCCTCGACCTCCTCGTCCAGTTCGAGGAATCCGAGACCACGAGCATCGCGCTCCACGGCGGCTTTGGCACCTTTGAAGGCCTCATCCTCGGGGCCGACTACCGCCTGACCAACTTGGCCGGAGAACTCTGGCGCCTGACCGTAGGCTTCGAAGTCACCAATCGCGGCCTCCTCGGCGAAACCCGCCTCACCAACCCCCTCTTCTTCAACACCCCGCTCCGCTTCGACGCCCGTCTCTTCGGCATCACCCGGGATAATGAAGGCTACACCAAAGCCGAGACTGGCCTCGACTTCCATTGGCGCTACGACTTCACCGCCGCGCACACCATCGACGCCGGTCTCCACGCCTCTTTTGTGACGGTCGAAGAAGACGGACTTCCCGCGAGCGTCCTCGGGCCGACCGACTTCGCAGACCTGGCCCTCTCACTCAGGAACATTTGGGATTGGCGAAACGACCCCATCTCCCCCAAAAAAGGCAGCTACGTCTCCTGGGACCTCGTGCTGGGCTCGACGCTCGCCAGCCGCTCCGCCCCCTACCTGCGCAGCGAATGGGAACTGGGTCACTACCGCCCGCTGACAGAGAAAAGCTACCTCGCCGCCAAAATCCGGACCGGGCTCATCGCGGGGAGCGACCTGGAGAGCGATCTGCCCATCGACCGCCGTTTCTTCCTCGGTGGCCCCGGCAGCGTCCGCTCCTTTCCCCAGCGCGAACTCGGTCCCCTCGTAAACAACCTCCCCACGGGCGGACTAGGTCACTGGTCCAGTAGCCTGGAATACATCCGCACCCTGGTCGGCCCGGTCCAAGCAGTCCTCTTCACCGACGCCGGGGCCCTCAGCGCGGACATGGCCTTCTGGGAGGCCGAGGAAATCGAGCTCGCCCTGGGGGCTGGCCTCCGGCTCGACCTCCCGATCGGCCCCGCCCGCCTTGAGTATGGTCACAACCTCACCCAAGACGAAGACGACCCCGAGGGCGCCATCCACTTCACCTTCGGCTTCGAGTTTTAA
- a CDS encoding sulfatase-like hydrolase/transferase, producing the protein MNPSPPDCLFLRPVRVCLAAALTWLAGALPVWAAQPPNIILYLADDLGYGDLAFMGHPYAKTPHIDQLAKEGTAFLQHYVAGVTCAPSRAGLMTGVHPARYPHYPGHYGTGEQPTITQLLKDHGYATGHFGKWHMGPDESPGTYGYDEVFSESNNRNSFHTPSRDEPLTDRAIDFIERMAKSGQPFYANVWGHSTHYPVEAYPELIAEFGEIPFDRADFSELIQERFDRSQSWKPDLQDSMTQYVADVYGIDKNVGRIMETLERLGIAENTILVFSSDHGPQNENRERDFAEHMLGYAGPLRGYKGNQFEGGVRVPFIIRWPGKVPAGRIDEESVTSFLDWLPTLGRITGLPSLPENLDGEDLSRVWLSGPAERASDLYWRPSSPGAGVSIRAGDWKFHESKNGPLLYDLSKDISESQNVASAFPEITERLAKKADKWRAALPETYQKDKRFGKGRDAEIDGVEIPPPLF; encoded by the coding sequence ATGAACCCATCCCCCCCAGATTGCCTTTTCCTCCGTCCTGTCCGTGTCTGCTTGGCTGCGGCCCTGACTTGGCTAGCCGGCGCGTTGCCCGTGTGGGCTGCCCAGCCGCCCAACATCATTCTCTACCTCGCGGATGACTTGGGCTACGGCGACCTCGCCTTCATGGGCCACCCCTACGCGAAAACCCCTCACATCGACCAGTTGGCCAAAGAAGGCACCGCCTTCTTACAGCATTATGTGGCCGGGGTCACCTGCGCGCCCAGCCGAGCTGGGCTCATGACGGGAGTGCATCCCGCGAGGTATCCTCACTATCCCGGGCATTATGGAACGGGAGAGCAGCCGACCATTACCCAGCTTTTGAAAGACCATGGCTATGCCACCGGGCACTTCGGGAAGTGGCACATGGGACCTGATGAGTCGCCCGGAACCTACGGCTACGACGAGGTTTTTTCGGAGAGCAACAACCGCAATAGCTTCCATACCCCGTCCCGCGACGAGCCGCTCACTGACCGAGCAATCGATTTCATCGAGCGAATGGCCAAGTCCGGCCAGCCTTTCTACGCCAACGTCTGGGGGCACAGCACCCACTACCCGGTGGAGGCCTACCCCGAGCTGATCGCGGAGTTCGGCGAGATCCCTTTTGATCGGGCTGATTTCTCGGAACTGATCCAGGAACGCTTTGATCGCAGCCAGTCTTGGAAGCCGGATCTCCAAGACTCCATGACGCAGTATGTGGCGGACGTCTACGGGATCGACAAAAACGTGGGCCGCATCATGGAAACCCTCGAGCGCTTGGGAATCGCTGAGAACACCATTTTGGTTTTCTCAAGCGACCACGGGCCGCAGAACGAAAATCGCGAGCGGGACTTCGCTGAGCACATGCTGGGCTACGCCGGTCCCTTGCGGGGTTACAAGGGGAATCAATTCGAAGGGGGGGTTCGGGTGCCCTTCATCATTCGCTGGCCGGGCAAGGTCCCCGCGGGCCGGATCGATGAGGAGAGTGTGACTTCTTTTCTCGATTGGCTGCCGACTTTGGGCCGGATCACGGGCCTGCCGTCTCTGCCGGAAAATCTCGATGGGGAAGACCTCTCCCGAGTCTGGTTGAGCGGTCCAGCTGAGCGAGCCTCTGATCTCTATTGGCGCCCTTCCTCTCCCGGCGCAGGAGTCTCCATCCGGGCCGGCGATTGGAAGTTTCATGAGTCCAAAAATGGTCCGCTCCTCTACGACCTTTCGAAAGACATTAGCGAGAGCCAGAATGTGGCGAGCGCGTTTCCTGAGATCACGGAGCGGCTCGCGAAAAAGGCGGACAAGTGGCGAGCCGCGCTTCCCGAAACCTACCAGAAAGACAAGCGTTTTGGCAAAGGGCGGGATGCGGAGATCGATGGCGTGGAGATCCCGCCACCTCTCTTTTGA
- a CDS encoding ATP-dependent helicase, with translation MARSYRIEPARPSGTSGIDYRAELNDEQLAAVTSPPGPALVIAGAGSGKTRTLTYRVAYLLDNGIRPDAILLLTFTNKAAREMLERVQELVSHDTTSLVSGTFHSFGARFLRRHGERCGLEPNFSILDREDQKDLMAACIAESEIDPKAVRFPKPEVLIDLLSYSQNCGEAVGDVLEWRYEYFAHFKSAIEGIAGRFQKKKLATNSADFDDLLILPHRLLREQEDLRQLYQRKFQFLLVDEYQDTNRIQSELVDLLAAKHESLMVVGDDAQSIYSWRGANFENILEFPKRYPKARVHKIETNYRSRPEILAAANAAIAVNTRQFAKNLKAWREAGENKPALVPLADTTVQAQFVGQRILELRDEGIELEEMAVLYRAHYHSMEIQMELTNRGIPFQITSGLRFFEQAHVKDVASYLRFAVNPKDEVSFKRIARMLPGIGSKTADQLWTSWLAIAETLEGLPESFSKSLLRFKTPPKARKGWEQFAHTMDELVPGGKPAPPRAMIYSVIEASYDDYMRSKFPNYDNRRQDLEQLMIYAEQFATLDEFLAQLSLTTGADTLSDGKKEQDKEAVTLSSVHQAKGLEWRVVFLVWLAEGMFPSSRVADQGDEEGMEEERRLFYVALTRAKDELYLTYPFLWPGSFSGDVIQRPSSFLEDIPGELLESWETESAW, from the coding sequence ATGGCTCGCAGCTATCGGATCGAACCGGCCCGTCCCAGCGGGACGAGTGGCATTGACTACCGCGCGGAACTGAATGACGAGCAATTGGCAGCCGTCACGTCGCCTCCGGGCCCGGCTTTGGTGATCGCAGGCGCGGGTTCCGGCAAGACGCGCACGCTGACCTACCGGGTCGCCTACCTCCTGGACAACGGCATTCGGCCGGATGCCATTCTTCTGCTGACCTTCACGAACAAGGCCGCGCGCGAGATGTTGGAACGGGTCCAGGAACTGGTTTCCCACGACACCACCTCGCTCGTGAGCGGCACCTTTCACAGTTTTGGAGCGCGGTTTTTGCGTCGTCACGGGGAGCGCTGCGGCCTCGAGCCCAATTTTTCCATCCTCGATCGAGAGGACCAAAAGGACTTGATGGCGGCCTGCATCGCCGAAAGTGAGATTGATCCCAAGGCGGTCCGCTTTCCCAAGCCTGAAGTCCTCATCGATCTCCTGAGCTACTCGCAAAATTGCGGAGAGGCAGTCGGGGATGTCTTGGAGTGGCGCTACGAGTATTTTGCCCATTTCAAGTCGGCCATCGAAGGCATTGCGGGTCGCTTCCAAAAGAAGAAGCTGGCCACCAACAGCGCGGATTTCGATGATCTGCTGATTTTGCCCCACCGGCTTCTCCGAGAGCAGGAGGACCTCCGGCAGCTTTACCAGCGGAAGTTCCAGTTTCTTCTGGTGGACGAGTATCAGGACACCAATCGCATCCAAAGTGAGCTGGTGGACCTCTTGGCGGCCAAGCACGAGAGTCTCATGGTGGTGGGCGACGACGCGCAGTCCATTTACTCGTGGCGAGGGGCCAACTTCGAGAACATTCTGGAATTCCCGAAGCGCTACCCCAAGGCGAGGGTTCACAAGATCGAGACCAACTATCGCAGCCGCCCTGAAATCCTGGCGGCCGCCAACGCGGCCATCGCGGTCAACACCCGCCAGTTCGCCAAAAACCTCAAGGCTTGGCGGGAAGCTGGCGAGAACAAGCCCGCCCTCGTGCCCCTGGCGGACACCACGGTTCAGGCCCAGTTTGTGGGGCAGCGGATTCTCGAGCTGCGGGACGAGGGAATCGAGCTGGAAGAAATGGCGGTGCTCTACCGGGCGCACTACCACTCCATGGAGATCCAGATGGAGCTGACCAATCGGGGCATCCCCTTCCAGATCACGAGCGGCTTGCGATTCTTCGAGCAGGCCCATGTCAAAGACGTGGCCTCCTACCTGCGCTTTGCGGTCAATCCCAAGGACGAAGTGAGCTTCAAACGGATTGCCCGCATGCTCCCGGGCATTGGCAGCAAAACCGCCGACCAGCTTTGGACGAGTTGGCTGGCGATCGCGGAGACTCTGGAGGGCTTGCCCGAATCATTTTCCAAGAGCCTACTCCGCTTCAAGACGCCACCGAAGGCCAGGAAGGGTTGGGAGCAGTTTGCTCATACCATGGACGAGTTGGTGCCCGGGGGAAAGCCGGCCCCGCCCCGCGCCATGATTTATTCGGTGATCGAGGCCAGCTATGACGACTACATGCGGAGCAAGTTTCCCAACTACGACAATCGTCGCCAGGACCTCGAGCAACTGATGATCTACGCCGAGCAGTTCGCCACGCTAGACGAATTCCTGGCCCAGCTTTCGCTCACCACGGGGGCCGACACCCTCTCGGACGGTAAGAAAGAGCAGGACAAGGAGGCCGTGACCCTCAGTTCGGTCCACCAGGCGAAAGGCTTGGAGTGGCGGGTGGTCTTCCTGGTTTGGCTGGCCGAGGGCATGTTCCCGAGCTCGCGAGTGGCCGATCAGGGCGACGAAGAGGGCATGGAAGAAGAACGGCGGCTTTTTTATGTGGCCCTGACCCGGGCCAAGGATGAGCTGTATCTGACCTATCCCTTTCTGTGGCCGGGCAGCTTTAGTGGAGACGTCATCCAGCGGCCTTCCTCGTTTCTAGAGGACATCCCCGGGGAGTTGTTGGAGAGCTGGGAGACGGAGAGCGCTTGGTAG
- a CDS encoding alanine/glycine:cation symporter family protein, whose translation MAEEAPAETVDEKINQAVAPYTAAISKVVFFDVWKGEVEADGEKVELAIPFVLLWLAGGAIFLTIFFKFINFRAFGLALKTVRGKYSKEDDPGEITHFQALTAAVSGTVGLGNIAGVAIAISVGGPGAAFWMLVMGLFGMTSKFAECTLGVKYRCIDRDGKVHGGPMMYLTRGLAERGLGPLGKTLGVLFCVCAIGASFGGGNMFQINQATSQFVNVAGEGVEGFRWVVGLVVAILVGLVIIGGISRIGKTTAKLVPLMTVVYLVGCFIVLGSHLGEIPATMGLIFSSAFSGNALAGGLIGTLLQGIRRAAFSNEAGIGSAPIAHAAVKTRYPASEGLVALLEPFVDTVVICSMTALVVVVTGDYLNEGMDGVTITSDSFASVIPWFSYVLSAAVILFALSTLITWSYYGLQAWKFLFGKSLTADLVFKVLFCAVIILGAAMSPGEVIDFSDAMLFSMSFANLLGVYLLLPVIKKELAKFQEFTAKVDDGKSIDEADRQTKA comes from the coding sequence ATGGCCGAAGAAGCTCCCGCCGAAACGGTCGATGAGAAGATCAATCAAGCGGTGGCTCCCTACACCGCCGCCATTTCCAAGGTGGTCTTTTTTGATGTCTGGAAGGGCGAGGTGGAGGCGGATGGCGAGAAGGTGGAATTGGCTATTCCGTTTGTGTTGCTCTGGCTGGCAGGAGGGGCGATCTTTCTCACGATCTTTTTCAAGTTCATCAACTTTCGGGCCTTCGGTCTCGCGTTAAAAACGGTCCGCGGCAAATACTCTAAAGAAGACGATCCGGGAGAAATCACGCATTTCCAAGCCTTGACGGCGGCGGTCTCTGGCACGGTCGGCTTAGGGAATATCGCTGGGGTGGCCATCGCGATCAGCGTAGGGGGACCAGGGGCCGCCTTCTGGATGTTGGTCATGGGCCTCTTCGGCATGACGAGCAAGTTCGCTGAGTGCACCCTGGGAGTGAAATACCGTTGCATCGATCGCGATGGCAAAGTGCACGGGGGTCCCATGATGTATCTGACCCGTGGTTTGGCCGAGCGGGGCTTGGGACCGCTCGGGAAAACCCTCGGGGTTCTTTTTTGTGTGTGCGCCATTGGAGCCTCCTTTGGCGGCGGCAATATGTTTCAGATCAATCAGGCAACCTCCCAGTTTGTGAACGTGGCCGGCGAGGGCGTGGAAGGGTTTCGTTGGGTGGTGGGCCTGGTGGTGGCGATTTTGGTGGGCTTGGTCATCATCGGAGGCATTTCCCGCATTGGGAAGACAACCGCCAAGTTGGTTCCGCTGATGACGGTGGTTTACCTGGTGGGTTGCTTCATTGTTCTCGGAAGTCACTTGGGCGAGATCCCGGCCACCATGGGATTGATCTTCTCAAGCGCTTTCTCTGGGAATGCGTTGGCGGGTGGTCTGATCGGCACCCTGCTGCAAGGCATCCGACGAGCCGCCTTCTCCAACGAGGCGGGAATCGGCTCGGCTCCCATCGCCCACGCGGCTGTCAAAACCCGTTACCCGGCCAGCGAGGGCTTGGTGGCGCTCTTAGAGCCCTTTGTGGATACGGTCGTGATTTGCAGCATGACGGCGCTGGTGGTGGTGGTGACGGGAGATTATCTGAACGAGGGCATGGATGGGGTGACCATCACCTCGGATTCCTTCGCCTCCGTCATTCCCTGGTTTTCTTATGTGCTCTCGGCGGCCGTCATCCTCTTCGCCCTCTCGACGCTCATTACCTGGTCCTACTATGGGCTGCAGGCCTGGAAGTTTCTTTTTGGCAAGTCGTTGACGGCGGATCTAGTCTTTAAGGTTCTCTTCTGCGCCGTCATCATTTTGGGAGCGGCCATGTCTCCGGGCGAGGTCATCGACTTTTCCGACGCCATGCTCTTTAGCATGTCTTTCGCCAATCTGCTCGGCGTCTACCTGCTGCTGCCGGTGATTAAGAAAGAGTTGGCGAAATTCCAGGAATTCACCGCCAAGGTGGATGATGGAAAATCGATCGACGAAGCAGACCGCCAGACGAAAGCGTAG
- a CDS encoding succinate dehydrogenase cytochrome b subunit, with the protein MTLIQSSLAFWQSSIGKKVVVALTGAFLVFFLLGHLSGNLLIYAGPAAFNDYAYFLHHMGHGAGIWAFRIIFLAAIVAHIVATVQLTRKNRGARPSYQVKKTSRTTRNAQIMIWSGITILVFFVYHILHFTVRVGNEYNDPSIYGWDLEHKVPLSAEEAAASDHSAHNAWLMVVHGFQWWPASAFYVVGMTLLCSHLSHGIASIFQTLGVRSRKSSDLIEKTSKFISIALYLGFISIPIAILFGFVSA; encoded by the coding sequence ATGACGCTGATTCAATCCTCCCTCGCTTTTTGGCAGTCCTCGATCGGCAAGAAAGTGGTCGTCGCTCTCACGGGTGCCTTCTTGGTCTTTTTCCTACTGGGTCACCTTTCGGGAAACCTCCTTATTTATGCTGGCCCAGCCGCCTTCAATGACTACGCCTACTTCCTTCACCATATGGGCCATGGTGCTGGGATCTGGGCCTTTCGGATTATTTTTCTCGCGGCCATTGTAGCGCATATTGTGGCGACCGTTCAACTCACCAGAAAGAACCGAGGGGCCAGGCCCTCTTATCAGGTAAAGAAAACCAGCCGCACCACCCGCAATGCTCAAATCATGATCTGGAGTGGCATCACGATTTTGGTGTTTTTTGTATACCACATTCTTCATTTCACCGTTCGGGTGGGAAATGAATACAACGATCCCAGCATCTACGGTTGGGACCTCGAACACAAGGTGCCCCTCTCCGCCGAAGAGGCCGCCGCTTCCGACCATTCGGCTCACAATGCTTGGCTCATGGTGGTGCATGGCTTCCAATGGTGGCCCGCCAGTGCCTTCTACGTGGTGGGAATGACCCTGCTCTGCTCCCATCTCAGCCACGGGATTGCCTCCATCTTCCAGACGCTCGGGGTCCGCTCGCGCAAAAGCTCGGACCTCATCGAGAAAACCTCCAAATTCATTTCGATCGCGCTCTACCTCGGTTTCATCAGCATCCCGATCGCCATCCTCTTCGGCTTTGTCTCTGCCTGA
- a CDS encoding fumarate reductase/succinate dehydrogenase flavoprotein subunit, whose protein sequence is MIATRHDFPSNRTPVVAREGAETSETTRRLSDVPSSAAPSGPLSDKWTKHRQDSKLINPNNKRKFKVIVVGSGLAGGAAAATLAELGYQVSCFCYQDSPRRAHSIAAQGGINGAKNYRNDGDSIYRLFYDTIKGGDFRSREANVHRLAEVSNSIIDQCVAAGVPFAREYGGLLDNRSFGGAQVSRTFYARGQTGQQLLIGCYQALEKEIQKGGVKMFPRTEMLDLVVVDGHAKGIVVRNMVTGEISSHAADTVLLATGGYGNVFFLSTNAKGCNVTAAYRAYKKGAYMSNPCYTQIHPTCIPVSGDYQSKLTLMSESLRNDGRIWVPKDAAIADKIRRGEMTAAEVAEEERDYYLERKYPSFGNLAPRDISSRSAKEACDEGRGVAPTGLGVYLDFSDRIRDLGEDTIRARYGNLFQMYEKIAGTNPYQEPMQIYPAVHYTMGGLWVDYNLMSNVPGLHVLGEANFSDHGANRLGASALMQGLADGYFVIPVTIANYLVTQTPGTVTTSHPEFKAAEAKAKAQTSQLLGIKGRRSVDDFHRELGLLVWDKCGMARNQAGLEEAIQKIPAIREEFWENVKVPGSGEQLNQELEKAGRVADFLEFGELLCRDAHMREESCGGHFREEHQYTEDDEIVKSGYLSPGEAKRDDENYSFVSAWEHDGENQEPTLHREWLDFEEVEMSTRSYK, encoded by the coding sequence ATGATCGCCACTCGCCACGACTTCCCCAGCAATCGAACCCCGGTCGTGGCGCGAGAAGGCGCCGAAACGAGCGAAACCACCCGCCGTCTTTCGGATGTCCCCTCCTCGGCAGCGCCTTCCGGCCCGCTCTCCGACAAGTGGACCAAGCACCGCCAGGACTCCAAGCTCATCAACCCGAACAACAAGCGGAAATTCAAAGTGATCGTGGTAGGCTCCGGCTTGGCGGGCGGAGCGGCCGCCGCCACCCTGGCCGAACTCGGCTACCAAGTGTCCTGTTTCTGTTACCAGGACAGCCCTCGCCGTGCCCACTCCATCGCGGCCCAAGGCGGGATCAACGGGGCCAAAAACTACCGCAATGATGGCGACTCCATCTACCGGCTGTTCTACGACACCATCAAAGGGGGCGACTTCCGGTCACGTGAAGCCAATGTCCATCGGCTGGCCGAGGTCTCCAATAGTATCATCGATCAATGCGTGGCGGCCGGCGTGCCCTTCGCCCGTGAGTATGGCGGCCTGCTCGACAACCGCTCCTTCGGCGGGGCCCAAGTCAGCCGGACCTTCTACGCTCGTGGCCAAACCGGCCAACAGCTCTTGATTGGCTGCTACCAGGCCTTGGAAAAGGAAATTCAAAAGGGCGGGGTCAAGATGTTCCCCCGCACCGAAATGCTCGACCTGGTGGTGGTCGATGGCCACGCCAAGGGCATCGTCGTGCGCAACATGGTCACGGGGGAAATCTCCTCCCACGCGGCCGACACTGTCCTCTTGGCCACCGGAGGATATGGCAATGTCTTCTTTCTCTCGACCAATGCGAAGGGCTGCAACGTGACCGCCGCCTACCGCGCCTACAAAAAAGGCGCTTACATGTCGAATCCCTGCTACACCCAGATTCACCCCACCTGCATACCGGTGAGTGGAGACTACCAATCCAAGCTCACTTTGATGTCCGAGTCGCTCCGGAATGACGGCCGGATTTGGGTCCCAAAAGACGCCGCCATCGCCGACAAAATCCGGCGAGGTGAGATGACGGCGGCGGAGGTCGCCGAAGAGGAAAGGGATTATTACCTCGAGAGAAAGTATCCCTCCTTCGGCAATCTCGCCCCTCGGGACATTTCCTCCCGCTCGGCCAAAGAGGCCTGCGACGAGGGCCGAGGGGTCGCCCCCACCGGTCTGGGTGTCTACCTCGATTTCTCCGATCGCATTCGCGATTTGGGCGAAGACACCATCCGGGCCCGCTACGGCAACCTCTTCCAAATGTATGAGAAGATCGCCGGGACCAATCCTTATCAGGAGCCCATGCAAATCTATCCCGCGGTCCACTACACCATGGGCGGCCTCTGGGTGGATTACAACCTGATGTCGAACGTTCCCGGCCTGCACGTTTTGGGCGAAGCCAACTTCTCAGATCATGGCGCCAATCGCCTGGGCGCCAGCGCTCTCATGCAAGGCTTGGCCGATGGCTACTTCGTCATCCCCGTCACGATCGCCAACTACCTCGTGACGCAAACCCCTGGCACCGTCACGACCTCCCATCCTGAATTCAAGGCCGCCGAGGCCAAGGCCAAGGCACAGACCAGCCAACTACTGGGAATCAAAGGCCGACGCAGCGTGGATGACTTCCACCGCGAACTCGGCCTGCTGGTTTGGGACAAATGCGGCATGGCTCGCAACCAGGCCGGATTGGAGGAAGCCATCCAAAAAATCCCCGCCATCCGGGAGGAATTCTGGGAAAACGTGAAAGTCCCCGGCAGCGGAGAGCAGCTCAATCAGGAACTGGAAAAAGCGGGGCGCGTGGCGGACTTCCTGGAGTTTGGCGAGCTGCTCTGTCGCGATGCCCACATGCGAGAGGAGTCCTGCGGCGGTCACTTCCGCGAGGAACATCAATACACCGAGGACGATGAGATCGTGAAGTCCGGCTATCTCTCCCCAGGAGAGGCCAAGCGGGATGATGAAAACTATTCCTTTGTCTCCGCTTGGGAGCACGATGGCGAGAACCAAGAGCCCACCCTCCACCGGGAGTGGCTGGACTTTGAAGAAGTCGAAATGAGCACACGCAGCTACAAATAA
- a CDS encoding succinate dehydrogenase/fumarate reductase iron-sulfur subunit, which translates to MAKLNLTLKVWRQNGPSDPGRIQSYDAPGIPREASFLEMLDIVNEGIIQSGEEPIHFDHDCREGICGTCSLTINGIPHGPEKAITACQLHMRKFRDGDTIWIEPFRANAFPVIKDLVVDRSAFDRIIASGGYIDVRTGSAPDANANPIPKNAADAAFDAAACIGCGACVASCPNASAMLFVSAKAAHLNLLPQGKPEKDKRTLSMVRTMDGEGFGNCTNHYECEAVCPKSISADNIAKLNRDYWAASGKEVALTV; encoded by the coding sequence ATGGCCAAACTGAACCTCACGCTCAAAGTCTGGCGTCAAAATGGTCCGAGTGACCCAGGACGCATCCAAAGCTATGACGCCCCGGGTATCCCGCGGGAAGCATCCTTCCTCGAAATGCTCGACATCGTGAATGAGGGCATCATTCAATCGGGAGAAGAACCCATCCACTTCGATCACGACTGCCGAGAAGGCATTTGCGGGACCTGTTCTCTCACCATCAACGGCATCCCCCACGGACCCGAAAAGGCCATCACCGCCTGCCAGCTCCACATGCGCAAATTCCGGGATGGCGATACCATCTGGATTGAGCCCTTCCGAGCCAACGCCTTTCCCGTCATCAAGGACCTCGTGGTGGACCGGAGCGCCTTTGACCGAATCATCGCCTCCGGGGGCTACATTGACGTCCGCACGGGCTCCGCCCCGGATGCCAACGCCAACCCCATCCCGAAAAACGCGGCCGACGCCGCCTTCGACGCCGCCGCTTGCATCGGCTGCGGAGCCTGCGTCGCCTCCTGCCCGAACGCTTCCGCCATGCTCTTTGTCAGCGCCAAAGCCGCTCACCTGAACCTCCTTCCGCAAGGCAAGCCGGAGAAGGACAAACGCACCCTCTCCATGGTCCGCACCATGGACGGGGAGGGCTTCGGCAACTGCACCAACCACTACGAGTGCGAGGCCGTCTGTCCTAAATCCATCAGCGCGGACAACATCGCCAAGCTCAACCGGGATTACTGGGCCGCTTCTGGAAAAGAAGTCGCGCTCACGGTCTGA